One Streptococcus gallolyticus subsp. gallolyticus DSM 16831 DNA window includes the following coding sequences:
- the frr gene encoding ribosome recycling factor, protein MANAIIEKAKERFEQSHSSLAREFAAIRAGRANASLLDRIQVEYYGAMTPLNQLASITVPEARVLLISPFDKSSLKDIEHAINASDLGINPANDGSVIRLVIPALTEETRKELAKEVKKVGENAKVAIRNIRRDAMDEAKKQEKAKEITEDELKVLEKDIQKATDEAVKHIDAMTANKEKELLEV, encoded by the coding sequence ATGGCTAATGCTATTATCGAAAAAGCTAAAGAACGCTTTGAACAATCACACAGTTCATTGGCACGCGAATTTGCAGCTATCCGTGCTGGTCGTGCTAACGCATCTCTTTTGGACCGTATCCAAGTAGAATACTACGGTGCCATGACACCACTTAATCAATTGGCTTCTATCACAGTTCCAGAAGCACGTGTTCTTTTGATTTCACCATTTGATAAATCATCTTTGAAAGATATTGAACATGCTATCAATGCTTCAGACCTTGGTATTAACCCTGCTAACGATGGTTCAGTGATTCGTTTGGTTATTCCTGCACTTACTGAAGAAACTCGTAAAGAACTCGCTAAAGAAGTGAAAAAAGTCGGTGAAAATGCTAAAGTTGCTATCCGTAATATCCGTCGTGATGCTATGGACGAAGCTAAAAAACAAGAAAAAGCTAAAGAAATCACTGAAGACGAATTGAAAGTTCTTGAAAAAGACATTCAAAAAGCAACTGACGAAGCTGTTAAACACATCGATGCTATGACAGCTAACAAAGAAAAAGAATTGCTTGAAGTCTAA